The following are from one region of the Candidatus Angelobacter sp. genome:
- a CDS encoding methyltransferase domain-containing protein, with the protein MKQRSTARTEQEYVLGTDDDELVRLGLQHQLWAEQAAGAWERAGFGPGQKLLDAGCGPGYATFDLASRVGRGGQVTAIDASQRFIRHLRSRAALLELNNVIASVGNLERLKLPASTFDGAYARWVLCFVKHPEAVVAGVARALKRGGVFVVQDYFDYEGVLIAPDCDVFKRVFKMVARSWRMRGGNPDIGAEVPRLMSRCGFAVREIRPIVRVARPGSPLWKWPETFFANYLAPLVEWGLISKSDGKNFQREWRRRSRDPSAFFVTPPMIEFIGVKR; encoded by the coding sequence GTGAAACAACGATCCACCGCGCGAACGGAACAGGAATATGTCCTGGGCACGGACGATGACGAACTCGTCCGCCTGGGTCTTCAGCACCAGCTCTGGGCGGAGCAGGCGGCGGGCGCCTGGGAGCGGGCCGGTTTCGGCCCCGGACAAAAACTGCTCGACGCCGGCTGCGGCCCCGGCTACGCGACGTTCGACCTTGCCAGCCGCGTGGGAAGGGGCGGACAGGTCACCGCGATCGACGCGTCGCAACGTTTCATCAGACACCTTCGGTCCCGGGCCGCCTTGCTCGAGTTGAACAACGTCATCGCCTCCGTTGGCAACCTCGAACGACTGAAGCTGCCCGCCAGCACATTCGATGGCGCGTATGCCCGTTGGGTTCTGTGCTTTGTCAAACACCCCGAAGCGGTGGTGGCCGGCGTGGCGCGCGCGTTGAAACGCGGAGGCGTCTTTGTTGTGCAGGATTATTTCGATTACGAAGGCGTGCTGATCGCGCCGGATTGCGACGTGTTCAAACGCGTCTTCAAGATGGTCGCGCGGTCGTGGCGGATGCGGGGCGGCAATCCCGATATCGGCGCGGAAGTTCCCCGCCTCATGTCGCGCTGCGGATTCGCCGTGCGGGAGATCAGGCCCATCGTCCGCGTCGCGCGGCCCGGTTCGCCGCTTTGGAAGTGGCCGGAAACTTTTTTCGCGAACTACCTCGCACCGCTGGTGGAATGGGGATTGATCAGCAAATCCGACGGGAAAAATTTTCAACGCGAATGGCGC
- a CDS encoding FAD-linked oxidase C-terminal domain-containing protein, translating into MPVAEKILSELRRILGGQNVLTSAEDLIPYSFDGTAAMQRMPGCVVFTQTTEQVADVLKLANQTRTAIVTRGSGTGLSGGSLPSADCVVLCTVRMDKILELDRANLTMLAEPGVTTLQIADAASAAGLFYPPDPGSMKISTIGGNVAENSGGLRGLKYGVTRNYVMGLEVVLSSGEVMWTGNKCVKDVAGYSLKDLFVGSEGTLGVITRVLLRLIPQPRAKRTMVATFAQMDHAAESVSAIIAAQIIPCTLEFLDRTTIHCVEDYAKIGLPLDCEALLLMETDGHPAVVAEEAAQMEKICREKGCLEVRVARDDVEAAKLASARRSAFSALARVAPTTILEDATVPRSELGRMIRFVEAVAKKYRLRIGTFGHMGDGNLHPTFLTDERNKDEMHRVEEAFKEIFDEAIRLGGTITGEHGVGLAKKSFLPKFAGDAQMRVMRELRRVLDPNGILNPGKMFD; encoded by the coding sequence GTGCCTGTGGCCGAAAAAATCCTCTCCGAGCTGCGCCGCATCCTCGGCGGCCAGAACGTCCTGACCTCGGCGGAGGACCTGATTCCCTATTCCTTCGATGGCACCGCGGCCATGCAGCGAATGCCCGGCTGTGTCGTTTTCACGCAGACCACCGAACAGGTCGCGGACGTTCTGAAACTGGCCAACCAAACCCGGACGGCGATCGTCACGCGCGGCTCGGGCACCGGTTTGAGCGGCGGCAGTCTGCCCAGCGCGGATTGCGTCGTGTTATGCACGGTTCGGATGGACAAAATCCTCGAGCTGGACCGCGCCAACCTGACGATGCTGGCGGAACCGGGGGTGACGACGCTGCAGATCGCGGACGCCGCCAGCGCCGCGGGCCTGTTTTATCCGCCCGACCCCGGCTCGATGAAAATCTCGACCATCGGCGGGAACGTCGCGGAGAATTCCGGCGGACTGCGCGGCCTGAAATACGGCGTCACCCGCAATTACGTGATGGGACTGGAAGTCGTGCTGTCGTCCGGAGAAGTGATGTGGACCGGCAACAAATGCGTGAAGGATGTCGCCGGTTATTCGCTCAAGGACCTGTTCGTCGGCTCGGAGGGAACGCTCGGCGTCATCACCAGGGTCTTGTTGCGCCTGATTCCGCAGCCAAGGGCGAAGCGGACGATGGTGGCGACGTTCGCGCAGATGGACCACGCCGCCGAATCGGTCTCCGCCATCATCGCCGCGCAGATCATCCCCTGCACTCTCGAGTTCCTCGATCGCACGACGATTCATTGCGTCGAGGACTACGCGAAGATCGGCCTGCCGCTGGATTGCGAGGCGCTGTTGCTGATGGAAACCGACGGCCATCCGGCGGTCGTGGCCGAAGAAGCCGCGCAAATGGAAAAAATATGCCGCGAAAAAGGATGCCTCGAAGTGCGCGTGGCCCGAGACGATGTCGAGGCGGCCAAGCTCGCCAGCGCGCGGCGCTCCGCGTTCTCCGCGCTCGCCCGTGTCGCTCCGACCACGATTCTCGAAGACGCCACCGTGCCGCGCAGCGAACTGGGCAGGATGATCCGCTTCGTGGAAGCCGTCGCGAAAAAATACCGGTTGCGCATCGGCACTTTCGGCCACATGGGCGACGGCAATCTGCATCCGACGTTTCTCACCGACGAACGCAACAAGGACGAAATGCACCGCGTGGAAGAGGCGTTCAAGGAAATCTTCGACGAGGCCATCCGGCTCGGAGGCACCATCACCGGCGAACACGGCGTCGGTCTGGCCAAGAAATCCTTTCTGCCGAAGTTCGCCGGGGACGCCCAGATGCGCGTGATGCGCGAATTGCGCCGCGTCCTCGACCCGAACGGCATTTTGAATCCGGGCAAGATGTTTGACTGA